A segment of the Lactobacillus sp. ESL0700 genome:
ATGCTCCTCATCAAACCTGGTTAATTACTGATGAAGGAGCCTCAGATAAGATTTTAAAGGGGATTTGAGTCTCATTTAAAATAAATTGGTGTTTACAATTCTTACATAGTTCTTAAGGAGGACTTTAGAATATGACAGTTAAAATTGGTATTAACGGCTTTGGCCGTATCGGTCGTTTAGCATTCCGTCGGATCATGGATTTGGGCGAAAAGTCAAAGGATATTGAAGTTGTTGCTATTAACGACTTGACTACCCCTGCACTTTTGGCACACTTATTGAAGTATGACTCAACTCATGGTACTTTCAACCACGAAGTTTCAGCAACTGAAGACTCAATCGTTGTTGATGGTAAGAAATACCGCGTATACGCTGAACCACAAGCACAAAACATTCCTTGGGTTAAGAACGACGGTGTTGACTTTGTTCTTGAATGTACTGGTTTCTACACTAGCAAGGCTAAGTCACAAGCTCACCTTGACGCTGGTGCCAAGAGAGTCTTGATTTCAGCTCCTGCCGGCAACGACTTGAAGACTATTGTTTACTCAGTAAACGATGACACTTTGGATGCAAACGACAAGATCGTTTCAGCTGGTTCATGTACTACTAACTCATTGGCTCCAATGGTTGATGCTTTACAAAAAGAATTTGGCATCAAGGTAGCTACTATGACTACTATTCACGCTTACACTTCAACCCAAATGATTTTGGATGGACCTGTTCGTGGTGGTAACTTACGTGCTGCTCGTGCTGCTGCAGCTAACATTATTCCTCACTCAACTGGTGCTGCTAAGGCTATTGGTCTTGTTGTTCCAGAATTGAACGGTAAAGTTAACGGTCACGCACAACGTGTTCCAGTTGTTGATGGTTCATTGACTGAATTAGTTTCAATCCTTGACAAGAAAGTTACTGCTGACGAAGTTAACGCAGCTGTTAAGAAGTACGAAAGTCCTTCATTCGCATACAACGATGACGAAATCGTTTCAAGCGATGTTATCGGTATGACTGCTGGTGCCATTTATGACCCAACTCAAACTATGGTAACTACTGCAGGTGACAACCAATTAGTTAAGACTGTTTCATGGTACGACAATGAATACTCATTCACTTGCCAAATGATTCGTACTTTGTTGAAATTTGCTACTCTTTAATCATTAATTTTTGATTACTGCTGATAGTAAAAAGAGAAGGCGGAGGGAGATTCTTCCTTCCGCCTTTTTTTGAAAGAAAAATAATTGAGTTATCGGAGGATATAGATGGCTAAATTAATTATTTCAGATTTAGATGTTAAGGGTAAAAAAGTTTTAGTCCGTGTTGACTTTAACGTCCCGATTAAAGACGGCGTGATTGGTGATGACAACAGAATTGTTGCCGCATTACCAACAATTAAATATATTATTGAAAATGGCGGTAAGGCAATCTTACTTAGTCACTTGGGCCGGGTTAAGTCTGATGATGATAAAAAAGAATTGTCACTTAAACCAGTTGCTGAACGCTTGAGCGAACTCTTGAAGAAGCCTGTAACTTTTGTACCTGCAAATGAAGGCAAAGAAGTTGAAGACGCAATCAACAAGATGAATGATGGCGATGTTGATGTTCTTGAAAACACTCGTTTCCAAGATATTGACAATGACTTTGGTAAGCGTGAATCTAAGAATGATCCTAAGCTTGGCGAATACTGGGCAAGTCTTGGTGACATGTACGTTAACGATGCCTTTGGTACCGCGCACAGAAGTCACGCTTCCAACGTTGGAATTGCTGAAGCAATGAAGAAGGCTGGCAAACCAGTTGCTGCTGGTTACTTGATGGAAAAGGAAATCAAGTTCTTAGGCGATGCTGTTGCTAACCCAGTTCACCCATTTGTAACTATTTTGGGTGGTGCCAAGGTTTCAGACAAGATTGACGTAATTACTAACTTAATTCCTAAGTCAGACCACATTTTAATCGGTGGTGGGATGGCTTATACCTTCTTAGCTGCCCAAGGTCACGATATTGGTAAGTCATTGTTTGAGCCAGACAAGGTTGAATTGGCTAAACAATTGCTTAAAGATGCTGATGGCAAGATTGTTTTACCAGTAGATAACTTAGCTGCAACCGAATTTTCTAACGATGCTTCTCGTGAAGTTGTTGGTGACGATATTCCTGACAACATGATGGGTCTTGATATCGGTCCTAAGACTGTTGACAAGTTCAAGGAAATCTTAAAGGATGCTAAGACTGTTGTTTGGAACGGACCAATGGGTGCCTTTGAAATGTCTAACTTTGCTAAGGGTACTTTGGAAGTTGGTAAGG
Coding sequences within it:
- the gap gene encoding type I glyceraldehyde-3-phosphate dehydrogenase, producing MTVKIGINGFGRIGRLAFRRIMDLGEKSKDIEVVAINDLTTPALLAHLLKYDSTHGTFNHEVSATEDSIVVDGKKYRVYAEPQAQNIPWVKNDGVDFVLECTGFYTSKAKSQAHLDAGAKRVLISAPAGNDLKTIVYSVNDDTLDANDKIVSAGSCTTNSLAPMVDALQKEFGIKVATMTTIHAYTSTQMILDGPVRGGNLRAARAAAANIIPHSTGAAKAIGLVVPELNGKVNGHAQRVPVVDGSLTELVSILDKKVTADEVNAAVKKYESPSFAYNDDEIVSSDVIGMTAGAIYDPTQTMVTTAGDNQLVKTVSWYDNEYSFTCQMIRTLLKFATL
- a CDS encoding phosphoglycerate kinase, with the protein product MAKLIISDLDVKGKKVLVRVDFNVPIKDGVIGDDNRIVAALPTIKYIIENGGKAILLSHLGRVKSDDDKKELSLKPVAERLSELLKKPVTFVPANEGKEVEDAINKMNDGDVDVLENTRFQDIDNDFGKRESKNDPKLGEYWASLGDMYVNDAFGTAHRSHASNVGIAEAMKKAGKPVAAGYLMEKEIKFLGDAVANPVHPFVTILGGAKVSDKIDVITNLIPKSDHILIGGGMAYTFLAAQGHDIGKSLFEPDKVELAKQLLKDADGKIVLPVDNLAATEFSNDASREVVGDDIPDNMMGLDIGPKTVDKFKEILKDAKTVVWNGPMGAFEMSNFAKGTLEVGKALADLKDATTIIGGGDSTAAAKQLGIAPKITHISTGGGASLQYLEGKELPGIACISDK